One window from the genome of Labeo rohita strain BAU-BD-2019 unplaced genomic scaffold, IGBB_LRoh.1.0 scaffold_1046, whole genome shotgun sequence encodes:
- the LOC127157344 gene encoding uncharacterized protein LOC127157344 codes for MEGDSVTLNTDVTEIHEDDDILWQYGAKTSQIAEINRAAGVTNTYNGTDGRFRDKLKLDHQTGSLTITNITTKHAGDYKLKINGAKRYSKKFIVSVYSHLPVPIISSNSSQCSSSQQNCSLLCSVVNVVNVTLSWYKGNSLLSSISVSDLSISLSLPLEVEYQDKNTYSCVINNPINNQTRQLGISKLCHTCAAAVGIFWICKKCRKADQEVQTQEEEITYAEPTFNKRNTHTSNQIYVYVFPFRGTQTASCRGRYGESHLRDPCLKPTYKNNNSVGRQQPMTHGVVSTNAIFLTIASQLRAYAAAGQTVGALHTMAVLQAYQADLLKDLDKSQGLSPDEVAELRRTTYLDLRATKQAATAMGRSMGAMVITDRHLWVNLADLGKKERGFLLDALVSPSELSGASVEFREARACSAAFKTFIPRKS; via the exons atggagggagattctgttACACTAAATACTGATGTTACTGAAATACACGAAGACGATGACATACTGTGGCAATATGGAGCTAAAACGTCTCAGATAGCTGAAATCAATAGAGCTGCTGGAGTCACCAACACATATAATGGTactgatgggagattcagagacaaaCTGAAGCTGGACcatcaaactggatctctgaccatcacaaacatcacaactaAACATGCTGGAGATTATAAATTAAAGATAAATGGTGCAAAACGTTATTCAAAAAAATTCATTGTTTCTGTCTATT CTCATCTGCCTGTCCCTATCATCAGCAGTAACTCTTCACAATGTTCTTcatcacagcagaattgttcattgttgtgttcagtggtgaatgtggtgaatgtgactctctcctggtacaaaggaaacagtttattgtccagcatcagtgtgtctgatctcagcatcagtctctctctacctctggaggtggaatatcaggataaaaatacctacagctgtgtgatcaacaatcccatcaacAACCAGACCAGACAACTGGGTATCAGCAAACTCTGTCACACATGTGCAG CTGCAGTTGGGATCTTCTGGATCTGCAAGAAATGTAGAAAAGCTGATCAAGAAG TTCAGACACAAGAGGAAGAAATCACTTATGCTGAGCCAACATTCAACaaaagaaacacacatacatcG AATCAGATTTATGTATATGTgtttccctttcgaggaactcaaACTGCGTCCTGtaggggtcgctatggggaaaGCCATCTCCGTGACCCATGTCTGAagcctacatacaaaaacaacaacagcgtTGGCCGGCAACAGCCTATGACCCATGGGGTCGTCTCGACGAACGCTATCTTTCTGACCATAGCCTCCCAGCTCAG GGCGTATGCAGCAGCAGGTCAGACTGTAGGTGCGTTGCACACTATGGCAGTGCTTCAAGCTTACCAGGCTGATCTGTTGAAAGATCTGGACAAAAGTCAGGGCCTTTCCCCTGATGAGGTTGCTGAGCTGCGCCGCACCACGTATCTTGATCTCCGTGCCACCAAGCAGGCCGCCACTGCCATGGGCAGGTCCATGGGGGCCATGGTCATCACGGACAGACATCTGTGGGTGAATCTGGCTGACCTCGGGAAGAAAGAGAGGGGCTTTCTTCTCGATGCGCTGGTCTCGCCTTCTGAGCTTTCCGGTGCCTCTGTCGAGTTTAGGGAGGCGAGGGCGTGCTCAGCGGCCTTCAAAACCTTCATTCCTCGAAAGTCCTGA